Proteins found in one Oncorhynchus mykiss isolate Arlee chromosome 3, USDA_OmykA_1.1, whole genome shotgun sequence genomic segment:
- the LOC110509883 gene encoding hemicentin-1 isoform X4, whose amino-acid sequence MDHPLVWVLILVLLNFNTDVSGQVVVPSMNPLAVGSNVTLNLVPQSSINIGTWSYETTTIVLFYPGGSSVSTSYQGRVSFNRSSAELSISSLQLNDSGLYTVQGMEPVLTAVVTLSVQEPISNVTLRANATDLVELNDTAIFTCSVSSGTSLSYRWMNGSSEVAASDRVQLGVGNSTLSIVSVTRYDEGPFRCEVINGISNGTSQPIGLNVRYGPSKLTMMVVPEMIIGHTAYMMGSVITLSCSAQSKPAVSYKWRFNGVFLNEQSPQLSLQNTRENQTGSYACLAHNNVTLRYATMTTMIKIVEPISAVSLNRDGKPPILDQSFTLRCEVTGPVDYIHWLINGQVISLNNRTFFSTDNKTMVINPIQFSDSGEYLCEAFNAVSNKTSMTYTLVVNYGPEKPDVTSPDIAMTGHIVTFNCSASSQPPSQFSWFFNGSQVETGSVYETDPLTLASHGEYTCVSFNNVTGRNSTVSKMLIVIEPVSMAMVKVMGAQPIADNMFSLTCETTGTIYSIHWMKNGWPLYADNRTDFSMNNNTLTFNSVQDSDNGGYQCSAYNPLSNMTSTEYRLIVNYGPEMPVITGPALGETGHNVTFNCSASSQPPSQFSWFFNGSQVVTGSVYETDPLTLASHGEYTCVAFNNVTGRNSTVSKMLIVIEPVSMAMVKVMGAQPIADNMFTLTCETTGTIYSIHWMKNGWPLYADNRTDFSMNNNTLTFNSVQDSDNGGYQCSAYNPLSNMTSTEYRLIVNYGPERPVIMSPDIVMTGYIVTFNCSASSQPPSQFSWFFNGSQVETGSVYETGPLTLASHGEYTCVAFNNVTGRNSTVSKMLIVIEPVSMAMVKVMGAQPIADNMFSLTCETTGTIYSIHWMKNGWPLYADNRTDFSMNNNTLTFNSVQDSDNGGYQCSAYNPLSNMTSTEYRLIVNYGPERPVIMSPDIAMTGYIVTFNCSASSQPPSQFSWFFNGSQVETGSVYETDPLTLASHGEYTCVAFNNITDRNSTASKMLTIIAPVTMTTVKVIGAQPILNERFSLTCETAGTVYSIQWMRNGWPLYADNRTDFSMNNNTLTFNYVQDSDIGDYQCSASNPLSNMTSSNYRLIVNYGPEMPVITGPALGETGHNVTFNCSASSQPPSQFSWFFNGSQVVTGSVYETDPLTLASHGEYTCVAFNNVTGRNSTVSKMLIVIEPVSMAMVKVMGAQPIADNMFTLTCETTGTIYSIHWMKNGWPLYADNRTDFSMNNNTLTFNSVQDSDNGGYQCSAYNPLSNMTSTEYRLIVNYGPERPVIMSPDIVMTGYIVTFNCSASSQPPSQFSWFFNGSQVETGSVYETGPLTLASHGEYTCVAFNNVTGRNSTVSKMLIVIEPVSMAMVKVMGAQPIADNMFTLTCETTGTIYSIHWMKNGWPLYADNRTDFSMNNNTLTFNSVQDSDNGGYQCSAYNPLSNMTSTEYRLIVNYGPERPVIMSPDIVMTGYIVTFNCSASSQPPSQFSWFFNGSQVETGSVYETDPLTLASHGEYTCVAFNNITDRNSTASKMLTIIAPVTMTTVKVIGAQPILNERFSLTCETAGTVYSIQWMRNGWPLYADNRTDFSMNNTLTFNYVQDSDIGDYQCSASNPLSNMTSSNYRLIVNYGPEAPVITGPALGETGHNLTFNCSASSQPPSQFSWFFNGSQVVTGSVYETGPLTLASHGEYTCVAFNNVTGRNRTVSKILTVVEPVTMTMVKVMGSQPILNQTFSLTCETTGTIYSIQWMRNGWPLYADNRIDFSIDNNTLTFNSVQHSDKGDYQCSAYNPFSNMTSTDYRLIVNYGPERPVIMSPDIAMTGYIVTFNCSASSQPPSQFSWFFNGSQVETGSVYETDPLTLASHGEYTCVAFNNLTVRNSTVSKMLTIIEAITSVTVKRNKLPIASDNLTLTCVVTGHYDTIYWMKDNLSLVLNNTLNSDITISNNSLHFSPVKVSNDGNYQCVATNLFGPNTSPKYQLLVNYGPKSVNISGPVSVVIGSVTTVTLKCSADSRPISEYGWKFNNQSVFGTGPMIAVIASLENAGDYTCVAKNPVTNISTSKTISLDVTGHSNAPPFQARVGLMLTALLALSLCL is encoded by the exons ATGGACCATCCTCTGGTGTGGGTTCTCATCCTGGTGCTGCTCAACTTCAATACAG ATGTCTCTGGCCAGGTGGTGGTTCCCTCGATGAACCCCTTAGCTGTGGGCAGTAATGTCACCCTGAACCTAGTTCCTCAAAGCTCCATCAACATAGGGACCTGGTCATATGAAACTACAACCATTGTACTTTTCTATCCTGGTGGCAGTAGTGTGAGTACAAGTTATCAAGGCAGAGTCTCATTCAACCGCTCCTCCGCAGAGCTGTCCATAAGCTCTCTCCAACTCAACGACTCAGGTCTGTATACCGTGCAGGGAATGGAGCCAGTCCTGACCGCTGTGGTGACCTTGTCTGTCCAGG AGCCCATTTCAAACGTGACTCTAAGAGCCAACGCCACTGATCTAGTGGAATTAAACGACACTGCTATTTTCACCTGCTCCGTCTCCTCTGGTACCTCCCTCTCCTACCGCTGGATGAATGGCAGCTCAGAGGTTGCAGCCAGTGACCGAGTTCAGCTTGGTGTTGGGAACAGCACTCTCTCCATAGTCAGTGTGACACGATACGATGAAGGGCCGTTCAGATGTGAGGTCATCAATGGAATCAGCAATGGCACCAGCCAGCCCATTGGCCTCAATGTTAGAT ATGGCCCAAGTAAACTCACCATGATGGTAGTTCCTGAGATGATCATAGGACATACAGCCTACATGATGGGCTCTGTCATCACTCTGTCCTGCTCCGCTCAGTCCAAACCCGCTGTGTCCTACAAGTGGAGGTTTAATGGGGTGTTCCTCAACGAGCAAAGTCCACAGCTGAGCCTGCAGAACACCAGGGAGAACCAGACAGGAAGTTACGCCTGCTTAGCCCACAACAATGTCACACTCCGATACGCCACCATGACCACAATGATAAAGATTGTGG AGCCGATTTCAGCGGTGTCGTTGAACCGTGATGGGAAGCCACCGATACTGGATCAGTCGTTCACTCTGCGGTGTGAGGTGACTGGACCTGTAGACTACATTCACTGGTTGATTAACGGCCAGGTCATCTCCCTAAACAACAGAACATTCTTCTCTACGGACAACAAGACAATGGTTATCAACCCAATCCAGTTTTCTGACAGTGGAGAATATCTCTGTGAGGCCTTTAATGCTGTCAGTAACAAGACCAGCATGACATACACGCTTGTGGTGAACT ATGGACCAGAGAAACCTGATGTAACTAGTCCAGATATAGCAATGACAGGACACATCGTGACcttcaactgctctgcctcctctcagcctcccagccagttcagctggttcttcaatGGCTCCCAGGTGGAGACTGGCTCAGTGTATGAGACTGACCCACTGACCTTAGCCAGTCATGGGGAGTACACCTGTGTGTCCTTCAACAACGTCACTGGCAGAAACAGCACTGTCTCCAAGATGCTCATTGTCATTG AACCAGTCTCCATGGCCATGGTGAAAGTCATGGGTGCCCAACCAATAGCAGACAACATGTTTTCTCTGACGTGTGAGACCACTGGAACCATTTACTCCATTCACTGGATGAAGAACGGCTGGCCTCTGTATGCTGATAACAGAACAGACTTCTCTATGAACAACAATACACTTACCTTCAACTCTGTCCAGGATTCTGACAACGGAGGCTATCAGTGTTCTGCCTACAACCCCCTCAGCAACATGACCAGCACAGAATACAGACTGATCGTCAACT ATGGACCAGAGATGCCTGTTATAACAGGACCAGCATTAGGAGAAACAGGACACAACGTGACcttcaactgctctgcctcctctcagcctcccagccagttcagctggttcttcaatGGCTCCCAGGTGGTGACTGGCTCAGTGTATGAGACTGACCCACTGACCTTAGCCAGTCATGGGGAGTACACCTGTGTGGCCTTCAACAACGTCACTGGCAGAAACAGCACTGTCTCCAAGATGCTCATTGTCATTG AACCAGTCTCCATGGCCATGGTGAAAGTCATGGGTGCCCAACCAATAGCAGACAACATGTTTACTCTGACGTGTGAGACCACTGGAACCATTTACTCCATTCACTGGATGAAGAACGGCTGGCCTCTGTATGCTGATAACAGAACAGACTTCTCTATGAACAACAATACACTTACCTTCAACTCTGTCCAGGATTCTGACAACGGAGGCTATCAGTGTTCTGCCTACAACCCCCTCAGCAACATGACCAGCACAGAATACAGACTGATCGTCAACT ATGGTCCAGAGAGACCTGTTATCATGAGTCCGGACATAGTGATGACAGGATACATCGTGACcttcaactgctctgcctcctctcAGCCTCCGAGCCAGTTTAGCTGGTTCTTCAATGGCTCCCAGGTGGAGACTGGCTCAGTGTATGAGACTGGCCCACTGACCTTAGCCAGTCATGGGGAGTACACCTGTGTGGCCTTCAACAACGTCACTGGCAGAAACAGCACTGTCTCCAAGATGCTCATTGTCATTG AACCAGTCTCCATGGCCATGGTGAAAGTCATGGGTGCCCAACCAATAGCAGACAACATGTTTTCTCTGACGTGTGAGACCACTGGAACCATTTACTCCATTCACTGGATGAAGAACGGCTGGCCTCTGTATGCTGATAACAGAACAGACTTCTCTATGAACAACAATACACTTACCTTCAACTCTGTCCAGGATTCTGACAACGGAGGCTATCAGTGTTCTGCCTACAACCCCCTCAGCAACATGACCAGCACAGAATACAGACTGATCGTCAACT ATGGTCCAGAGAGACCTGTTATCATGAGTCCGGACATAGCGATGACAGGATACATCGTGACcttcaactgctctgcctcctctcAGCCTCCCAGCCAGTTTAGCTGGTTCTTCAATGGCTCCCAGGTGGAGACTGGCTCAGTGTATGAGACTGACCCACTGACCTTAGCCAGTCATGGGGAGTACACCTGTGTGGCTTTCAACAACATCACTGACAGAAACAGCACTGCCTCCAAGATGCTCACCATCATTG CACCTGTGACCATGACCACGGTGAAAGTCATTGGAGCCCAGCCAATACTGAACGAGAGATTCTCTCTGACCTGTGAGACCGCTGGAACGGTTTACTCCATTCAGTGGATGAGGAACGGCTGGCCTCTGTATGCTGACAACAGAACAGACTTCTCTATGAACAACAATACACTGACCTTCAACTATGTCCAGGATTCTGACATCGGAGACTATCAATGTTCTGCTTCCAACCCCCTCAGCAACATGACCAGCTCAAACTACAGACTGATCGTCAACT ATGGACCAGAGATGCCTGTTATAACAGGACCAGCATTAGGAGAAACAGGACACAACGTGACcttcaactgctctgcctcctctcagcctcccagccagttcagctggttcttcaatGGCTCCCAGGTGGTGACTGGCTCAGTGTATGAGACTGACCCACTGACCTTAGCCAGTCATGGGGAGTACACCTGTGTGGCCTTCAACAACGTCACTGGCAGAAACAGCACTGTCTCCAAGATGCTCATTGTCATTG AACCAGTCTCCATGGCCATGGTGAAAGTCATGGGTGCCCAACCAATAGCAGACAACATGTTTACTCTGACGTGTGAGACCACTGGAACCATTTACTCCATTCACTGGATGAAGAACGGCTGGCCTCTGTATGCTGATAACAGAACAGACTTCTCTATGAACAACAATACACTTACCTTCAACTCTGTCCAGGATTCTGACAACGGAGGCTATCAGTGTTCTGCCTACAACCCCCTCAGCAACATGACCAGCACAGAATACAGACTGATCGTCAACT ATGGTCCAGAGAGACCTGTTATCATGAGTCCGGACATAGTGATGACAGGATACATCGTGACcttcaactgctctgcctcctctcAGCCTCCGAGCCAGTTTAGCTGGTTCTTCAATGGCTCCCAGGTGGAGACTGGCTCAGTGTATGAGACTGGCCCACTGACCTTAGCCAGTCATGGGGAGTACACCTGTGTGGCCTTCAACAACGTCACTGGCAGAAACAGCACTGTCTCCAAGATGCTCATTGTCATTG AACCAGTCTCCATGGCCATGGTGAAAGTCATGGGTGCCCAACCAATAGCAGACAACATGTTTACTCTGACGTGTGAGACCACTGGAACCATTTACTCCATTCACTGGATGAAGAACGGCTGGCCTCTGTATGCTGATAACAGAACAGACTTCTCTATGAACAACAATACACTTACCTTCAACTCTGTCCAGGATTCTGACAACGGAGGCTATCAGTGTTCTGCCTACAACCCCCTCAGCAACATGACCAGCACAGAATACAGACTGATCGTCAACT ATGGTCCAGAGAGACCTGTTATCATGAGTCCGGACATAGTGATGACAGGATACATCGTGACcttcaactgctctgcctcctctcagcctcccagccagttcagctggttcttcaatGGCTCCCAGGTGGAGACTGGCTCAGTGTATGAGACTGACCCACTGACCTTAGCCAGTCATGGGGAGTACACCTGTGTGGCTTTCAACAACATCACTGACAGAAACAGCACTGCCTCCAAGATGCTCACCATCATTG CACCTGTGACCATGACCACGGTGAAAGTCATTGGAGCCCAGCCAATACTGAACGAGAGATTCTCTCTGACCTGTGAGACCGCTGGAACGGTTTACTCCATTCAGTGGATGAGGAACGGCTGGCCTCTGTATGCTGACAACAGAACAGACTTCTCTATGAACAATACACTGACCTTCAACTATGTCCAGGATTCTGACATCGGAGACTATCAATGTTCTGCTTCCAACCCCCTCAGCAACATGACCAGCTCAAACTACAGACTGATTGTCAACT ATGGACCAGAGGCGCCTGTTATAACAGGACCAGCATTAGGAGAAACAGGACACAACCTGACcttcaactgctctgcctcctctcagcctcccagccagttcagctggttcttcaatGGCTCCCAGGTGGTGACTGGCTCAGTGTATGAGACTGGCCCACTGACCTTAGCCAGTCATGGGGAGTACACCTGTGTGGCCTTCAACAACGTCACTGGCAGAAACAGAACTGTCTCCAAGATTCTCACTGTTGTTG AACCAGTCACCATGACCATGGTGAAAGTCATGGGATCCCAGCCAATACTGAACCAGACATTCTCTCTGACCTGTGAGACCACTGGAACCATTTACTCCATTCAGTGGATGAGGAACGGCTGGCCTCTGTATGCTGACAACAGAATAGACTTCTCTATTGACAATAATACACTGACCTTCAACTCTGTCCAGCATTCTGACAAAGGAGACTATCAGTGTTCTGCCTACAACCCCTTCAGCAACATGACCAGCACAGACTACAGACTGATCGTCAACT ATGGTCCAGAGAGACCTGTTATCATGAGTCCGGACATAGCGATGACAGGATACATCGTGACcttcaactgctctgcctcctctcAGCCTCCCAGCCAGTTTAGCTGGTTCTTCAATGGCTCCCAGGTGGAGACTGGCTCAGTGTATGAGACTGACCCACTGACCTTAGCCAGTCATGGGGAGTACACCTGTGTGGCCTTCAACAACCTCACTGTCAGAAACAGCACTGTCTCCAAGATGCTCACCATCATTG aGGCTATAACGTCGGTGACGGTGAAACGAAACAAATTACCAATAGCATCtgacaacctaa